Genomic segment of Edaphobacter bradus:
GGTCCGGAAGCCCGGTGCCTCGGCCTTAAGGACATAGGTTCCCGTTCGCACGCCGGAAACTGTGTAACTGCCAGTCGCTGTGGACTGCGCCGTGAGCGAGATACCGGTTGACGGATTGGTGAGGGTAATCTGAGCGCCTGGGACGGCCGCTCCAGTTGGGTCGGTAACGGTACCGGTGACGCCGCCAGTATCTACCTGAGCATACAGGGCTACCGGTACAAATCCAGTCACCAGCAACAGAAGAAAGATACAGGCCGGAATGATCTTTCCAGCACGTTTCATTTGGAACATAAAAGAGCCTCCTGATGAACTACCTGAAAGTCGTGTTGTGATTGTTCGCTGCAGTTGAGCCTTCCATGCGCGGACGGCAGGAGAGCATACGTAACCGATAACTGAATTTGCAAGATGGGGCGGTCACAAATCTGTGAATCGTTTGCGAAAATCGCCGTCGCTTCGCTCTTACCGCTGTCCCTCTGAGGATAGGACGCGGAGCAACCTGAGCGTATTCGTGTCCGGCTGGCCTGCGAAATACGTTGCAATTGCGTCGAGAAAGAGCCGATTCTCCGTTGTGGCCTCCGCGAAAAGAGTCATCGAGGACCAGAACTTCAGATCGTCCGGGTCGCCCAGGATTTTGTCGATCGCGCGGCCTTGCATCCGGTTGTGAATCTCAAGCACAAGCTGCGTGCACTCACGCAGGCGCGGGCCCAGCACGGGATGCTCAAGATAGGCCCCCGCCTCTGCGATCGACTTGAGAGCAAAGTGCTGGGATGTAGGGCTTGAGCCAAGCCCGGCAATTTGCGGAAAGATGAACCATATCCAATGGCTGCGCTTGCGGCCGGCGCGGAGTTCGGCGAGCACCTGCGGGTAGACCTGTTCCTGGGCATCAATGAAGCGCTGAAGATCGAAGGAATCGGCGGGCATAGCGACACACCTCTGGACCAGAGACAGGCAAATCCTGCGCCCGCGCGATCGTATGCGTCAAGCAGTTCGGCGTGCTTAGCGATCGAGGTAACGAACGCCGGTGAGCTCCTCGCAGATACCCCAGAGTCTTGCCGCCGCTGCCTGGTCCCGGGCTGCAGGCGCGATCTTCGCCGGGCCGACGGTCTCGCCGCGCATCTCCTGAAAGCCCTGTGGGCCGTAGTAACCACCGTCTGCGACGTCGGGCGAGGTGGCCGCGTAGAGCGTGGGCAGCGCGCCTTCGGCATCCGTGTTGAGGAACGTGCCAATGACGTGGCCCATCATGTTGCGCACAGCCTTCTCAAACGGAGAGTAGTCTTCTTTCTTGAAAATGTTTGTATCAGCTACTCCGGGGTGAGCCGCAACGCTGATGATTGGCCAGGAGGCAGCCCGCAGGCGGCGGCTCAGCTCTAGCGAAAGCATAAGGTTGGCGAGCTTGGACTGCTGGTAGGACTTCATGGACGAATACGAGCGTGT
This window contains:
- a CDS encoding DUF1810 domain-containing protein, encoding MPADSFDLQRFIDAQEQVYPQVLAELRAGRKRSHWIWFIFPQIAGLGSSPTSQHFALKSIAEAGAYLEHPVLGPRLRECTQLVLEIHNRMQGRAIDKILGDPDDLKFWSSMTLFAEATTENRLFLDAIATYFAGQPDTNTLRLLRVLSSEGQR